From a region of the Paenibacillus segetis genome:
- the rpsB gene encoding 30S ribosomal protein S2, which yields MAVISMKQLLEAGVHFGHQTRRWNPKMDRYIFTERNGIYIIDLQKTVKKVDEAYNFVKSIAEDNGTILFVGTKKQAQDSVKEEAERAGQFYINQRWLGGTLTNFQTIQKRIDRLKQLELWEEDGTFAVLPKKEVILLRKEKDRLEKFLGGIKNMKGLPSALFIIDPRKERIAVAEARKLGIPIVGIVDTNCDPDEIDYVIPGNDDAIRAVKLLTGKMADAVIEANQGEQNNA from the coding sequence ATGGCTGTAATCTCCATGAAACAACTGCTAGAAGCAGGCGTTCACTTCGGACACCAAACACGTCGTTGGAACCCGAAAATGGATCGTTATATCTTCACAGAAAGAAACGGAATTTATATTATTGACCTACAAAAAACGGTCAAGAAAGTTGATGAAGCTTACAACTTCGTAAAAAGCATCGCAGAAGACAATGGTACTATTCTCTTCGTGGGCACGAAGAAACAAGCTCAAGACTCAGTTAAAGAAGAAGCTGAACGCGCTGGTCAATTCTACATTAACCAACGTTGGCTCGGCGGTACTTTGACTAACTTCCAAACTATTCAAAAACGTATTGATCGTTTGAAACAGTTGGAACTATGGGAAGAAGACGGTACTTTCGCAGTTCTTCCGAAGAAAGAAGTTATCCTTCTTCGCAAAGAGAAAGATCGTTTGGAGAAATTCCTAGGCGGTATTAAGAACATGAAAGGCCTACCAAGTGCCTTGTTCATTATCGACCCTCGTAAAGAGCGTATTGCGGTTGCAGAAGCTCGTAAATTGGGTATCCCAATCGTAGGTATCGTTGATACAAACTGCGATCCAGACGAAATCGACTATGTAATTCCAGGTAACGATGATGCAATTCGTGCAGTTAAATTGTTGACTGGTAAAATGGCTGATGCTGTTATCGAAGCTAACCAAGGCGAACAAAATAACGCTTAA
- the tsf gene encoding translation elongation factor Ts, with protein sequence MAVDAKAVKELRERTGAGMLDCKKALEEANNDINKAIEILREKGLGAAANKAGRIATEGVVQSYIHAGGRIGVLVEVNCETDFVALTDQFKEFARDIAMQIAAANPRYVSREEVPQEDIEKEKEILKAQALNEGKPEKIVEKMVEGRIGKYYEEFCLMEQSFVKDPDKTIAQLLNEKISTIGENISIRRFARYELGEGLEKKVDNFVEEVMSQVKQ encoded by the coding sequence ATGGCAGTTGATGCAAAAGCAGTTAAAGAACTACGTGAAAGAACAGGCGCAGGTATGTTGGATTGCAAGAAAGCGCTTGAGGAAGCAAACAACGATATTAATAAAGCAATTGAAATTCTTCGTGAAAAAGGTCTTGGTGCGGCAGCTAACAAAGCTGGACGTATCGCTACTGAAGGTGTAGTTCAATCTTACATTCACGCAGGTGGAAGAATCGGTGTTCTAGTTGAAGTTAACTGTGAAACTGACTTTGTTGCCTTGACTGATCAATTCAAAGAATTCGCACGTGACATTGCTATGCAAATCGCAGCTGCAAACCCACGTTATGTAAGCCGTGAAGAAGTGCCACAAGAAGATATCGAGAAAGAAAAAGAAATCCTTAAGGCACAAGCTTTGAACGAAGGCAAACCTGAGAAAATCGTTGAAAAAATGGTTGAAGGCCGTATTGGTAAATACTACGAAGAGTTCTGCTTGATGGAACAATCTTTCGTTAAAGACCCAGACAAAACGATTGCACAATTGCTTAACGAAAAAATTAGCACGATTGGTGAAAACATCTCCATCCGTCGTTTTGCTCGTTATGAACTTGGTGAAGGTCTGGAGAAAAAAGTGGACAATTTCGTAGAAGAAGTAATGTCCCAAGTGAAACAATAA
- the pyrH gene encoding UMP kinase: protein MEQPVFKRVVLKVSGESLAGQNGYGIDADTISSIAQQVKEVVELGVQVAIVCGGGNIWRGIAGSAKGIDRATADYMGMLATLMNSLALQDALEQIEVPTRVQTSIAMQQIAEPYIRRRAIRHLEKGRVVIFAAGTGNPFFSTDTTAALRAAEIEAEVILMAKNKVDGVYSADPFIDPTAEKYEVLTYMEVLNKNLGVMDSTASSLCMDNDIPLIVFAITEQGNIKRVVLGEKIGTIVKGSVD from the coding sequence TTGGAACAGCCAGTTTTTAAACGTGTTGTCTTAAAGGTCAGCGGGGAGTCGCTTGCCGGCCAAAACGGCTATGGGATCGACGCGGATACCATTTCGTCAATCGCTCAGCAGGTGAAGGAAGTGGTAGAGCTCGGCGTCCAGGTCGCAATTGTTTGTGGTGGCGGAAATATTTGGCGTGGTATAGCAGGTAGTGCTAAGGGAATCGATCGTGCCACAGCGGATTACATGGGGATGCTTGCTACGCTCATGAACTCGCTCGCATTACAAGATGCTCTTGAGCAAATTGAAGTTCCAACACGGGTACAAACTTCGATTGCAATGCAACAAATTGCCGAACCTTACATTCGGAGACGGGCAATCCGTCATCTGGAGAAAGGACGCGTTGTTATTTTTGCCGCAGGAACAGGTAATCCGTTCTTCTCAACTGATACAACAGCGGCTCTTCGTGCCGCGGAAATTGAAGCTGAAGTCATCTTGATGGCTAAGAACAAAGTGGATGGTGTCTACTCTGCGGATCCATTCATTGATCCTACGGCTGAGAAATACGAAGTTCTCACTTACATGGAAGTGCTGAATAAAAATCTGGGTGTCATGGACTCTACAGCTTCATCGCTTTGTATGGACAATGACATTCCACTCATCGTGTTTGCCATTACGGAACAAGGTAACATTAAACGAGTTGTTCTCGGTGAGAAAATCGGGACTATTGTTAAAGGGAGTGTAGATTGA
- the frr gene encoding ribosome recycling factor, with amino-acid sequence MPQSVKKSAEERMDKAIQSLKRDLASLRAGRASVSLLDRIQVDYYGSPTPVNQLANINTPDSRTLMIQPWDKSSLADIERAIQKSDLGLTPANDGSMIRLSIPALTEERRVELVKLTKKFGEESKVAIRNIRRDANDDIKKLEKSEISEDESRRHQEDIQKSTDKFIAEVEKVLSAKEKEIMEV; translated from the coding sequence ATGCCACAATCGGTTAAGAAAAGTGCCGAAGAGCGCATGGACAAAGCAATCCAGTCATTGAAAAGAGATCTTGCAAGTTTGCGTGCGGGTAGAGCTAGTGTTTCTCTGCTTGATCGTATTCAAGTTGATTATTACGGTTCACCAACACCAGTTAATCAATTAGCAAACATCAATACACCGGACTCACGTACTTTAATGATCCAACCATGGGATAAATCATCCTTGGCGGATATTGAACGTGCGATTCAGAAGTCGGATCTCGGTTTAACACCGGCGAACGATGGTTCGATGATTCGCTTATCTATTCCTGCATTGACAGAAGAGCGTCGGGTTGAATTGGTTAAATTGACGAAGAAGTTCGGTGAGGAATCTAAGGTTGCGATCCGTAACATTCGTCGTGATGCCAATGACGATATTAAGAAATTAGAAAAAAGTGAAATTTCTGAAGATGAATCGCGTAGACATCAAGAGGATATTCAGAAATCAACAGATAAATTTATCGCAGAAGTCGAAAAAGTCCTGTCTGCGAAAGAAAAAGAGATCATGGAAGTTTAA
- a CDS encoding isoprenyl transferase: MMNLFQFWRKKGKSPQTTELSTDNIPKHVAIIMDGNGRWARRLGLPRIVGHRNGMKAVKRATIAADEFGIKVLTLYAFSTENWKRPKDEVEFLMSLPQEFLALELEELIQKNVQVRMMGHTEDLPQHTIKAMEEAISRTKDNTGLILNFALNYGSRREITECLRDITRKVAAGEISPEDITEDMVQSGLLTAGLSDPDLLIRTGGELRLSNFMLWQTAYSEFWFTELYWPEFGREHLREALIEYQRRTRRYGGLS, from the coding sequence ATGATGAATTTATTTCAATTCTGGCGAAAAAAAGGGAAGAGCCCACAAACCACCGAGTTGTCCACTGATAATATACCGAAACATGTGGCCATTATTATGGACGGTAACGGACGCTGGGCCCGTAGGCTTGGTTTGCCACGGATCGTCGGCCATCGCAATGGGATGAAAGCAGTCAAGCGGGCGACCATAGCTGCGGACGAATTTGGTATCAAGGTTTTGACCTTGTATGCATTTTCTACTGAAAATTGGAAACGTCCAAAGGACGAAGTTGAATTTCTGATGTCGCTTCCCCAAGAATTTTTGGCGCTCGAACTTGAGGAGTTAATTCAAAAAAATGTCCAGGTTCGCATGATGGGGCATACGGAAGATCTTCCACAACATACGATTAAAGCAATGGAAGAAGCGATATCCCGAACGAAAGATAATACAGGACTCATTCTTAATTTTGCTCTGAATTATGGTAGTCGGCGAGAAATAACTGAATGTTTGCGCGATATTACTCGAAAAGTAGCGGCTGGTGAAATTTCTCCGGAGGATATCACGGAAGACATGGTACAATCTGGACTGTTAACGGCGGGATTATCAGATCCTGATTTGCTGATCCGTACTGGTGGAGAATTAAGATTAAGTAATTTTATGCTCTGGCAAACTGCTTATAGTGAGTTCTGGTTTACGGAACTGTATTGGCCCGAATTTGGGCGTGAACATCTAAGGGAAGCCTTGATCGAATATCAGCGACGTACACGTCGCTATGGCGGATTATCTTAG
- a CDS encoding phosphatidate cytidylyltransferase, whose product MKQRLITGVIAGGLFLGLCIIGGFGYHTLITIMALIGYYEFVRMIKMPSFGGTAILGYLGVLYLTFPWEPLNLTMPLQILPVLWLLMLLFLTVTVLTKNEIPIGQISLLFLGMVYIGMGFAYIAETRNTPDGHGLFWTMLMLSSIWSSDAGAYFTGRRFGRNKLWPAISPNKTVEGAIGGIVLAIVAAVIFSLSSGGLLTIGRAILIGTSAAVVGQMGDLVQSAYKRIYGIKDSGKLLPGHGGILDRCDSWIMVFPFVHILMLLPL is encoded by the coding sequence TTGAAGCAGAGGTTGATTACGGGTGTTATCGCCGGAGGTCTTTTTCTGGGTCTGTGTATCATCGGCGGTTTTGGGTACCACACACTTATCACGATCATGGCTTTAATTGGCTATTATGAGTTCGTACGTATGATAAAAATGCCCTCCTTTGGGGGCACAGCTATCCTTGGATATTTGGGAGTGCTGTATTTAACGTTTCCATGGGAACCGCTAAATCTCACCATGCCATTGCAAATATTGCCGGTGCTATGGTTGCTGATGTTACTGTTTCTTACGGTTACGGTTCTAACTAAAAATGAAATCCCTATCGGACAAATATCTCTATTATTTCTCGGTATGGTGTATATTGGCATGGGGTTTGCATATATTGCCGAAACCCGAAATACACCGGATGGGCATGGACTGTTTTGGACCATGCTAATGTTGTCTTCCATCTGGAGCAGTGATGCAGGCGCCTATTTTACTGGTCGGAGATTTGGTCGAAACAAGCTGTGGCCAGCGATTAGTCCTAACAAAACGGTCGAAGGTGCAATTGGCGGTATTGTGCTAGCTATTGTTGCTGCTGTAATATTCTCACTCTCTTCTGGTGGACTACTTACAATTGGACGGGCTATTTTAATTGGTACCTCAGCTGCAGTGGTTGGACAGATGGGTGATTTGGTTCAGTCAGCATATAAACGAATATATGGGATCAAAGACTCTGGTAAACTATTGCCGGGACATGGTGGTATATTGGATCGTTGCGATAGCTGGATTATGGTATTTCCGTTCGTACATATTCTAATGCTGCTTCCACTTTAG
- a CDS encoding 1-deoxy-D-xylulose-5-phosphate reductoisomerase, which translates to MKKISVIGSTGSVGTQTLDVIMQHPEQFEIEGLAAGTNTDLFIEQVNQFRPKKASIGNKELANKISAHLPAEVELFYGEQGLIEVAAGTDAEIVVTAIVGSRGLPSTLAAIAEGKHIGLANKETLVTAGHLVTELARKKGVSLLPVDSEHSAIFQCLNGENFKEVEGITLTASGGSFRDFTREQLLNVTVEDALKHPNWSMGAKITIDSATMVNKGLEVIEAHWLFGLPYEQINVLLHPESIIHSFVEYRDGSVIAQLGTPDMHIPIQYALSYPNRLSSSSKRLSLAEIGRLNFREMDLERFPCLRLAYECGKIGGTATTVFNAANEIAVSRFLKREISFLQIENVIETVLSKHEAQLQPDLESIQAADEWAREVAASI; encoded by the coding sequence ATGAAGAAGATTTCAGTGATTGGATCTACGGGATCAGTGGGTACCCAGACGCTTGATGTCATTATGCAACATCCTGAGCAATTTGAAATTGAAGGATTGGCGGCTGGAACTAATACCGACTTGTTCATTGAGCAGGTTAATCAGTTTCGTCCTAAAAAAGCGTCTATTGGAAATAAGGAATTAGCGAATAAAATTTCAGCACATCTTCCTGCAGAGGTAGAACTGTTTTATGGCGAGCAAGGACTCATTGAAGTTGCGGCAGGGACGGATGCGGAGATCGTAGTTACGGCTATCGTTGGAAGTAGAGGCTTGCCTTCTACGCTGGCCGCAATTGCCGAAGGCAAGCATATTGGCCTAGCCAACAAAGAGACGCTTGTTACAGCTGGCCATCTTGTGACTGAGCTTGCTAGAAAGAAGGGGGTATCTCTACTCCCGGTAGATAGTGAGCACTCTGCAATCTTTCAGTGTCTTAACGGTGAGAACTTCAAAGAAGTAGAGGGAATTACTTTAACAGCATCCGGTGGTTCTTTTCGGGACTTCACTCGAGAACAGTTGCTGAATGTTACTGTGGAGGATGCGTTAAAACATCCGAATTGGTCTATGGGTGCTAAAATCACAATTGATTCGGCCACGATGGTCAACAAAGGACTGGAAGTAATTGAAGCCCATTGGCTATTTGGACTTCCGTATGAACAGATTAATGTATTGTTACATCCTGAGAGCATCATCCACTCTTTCGTTGAATATCGTGACGGGAGTGTAATTGCCCAGCTCGGTACGCCAGATATGCACATCCCTATTCAATATGCTTTGTCTTATCCCAATAGGCTATCTTCGTCCTCCAAAAGATTATCATTGGCGGAGATCGGTCGTCTGAATTTCCGTGAAATGGACTTGGAACGGTTCCCTTGTTTAAGACTTGCTTACGAATGTGGTAAAATAGGTGGTACGGCGACTACGGTATTTAACGCAGCAAATGAGATTGCCGTCTCACGTTTCTTAAAGCGGGAAATTTCCTTTTTGCAGATCGAGAATGTAATTGAGACTGTACTTTCCAAACATGAAGCGCAGTTGCAACCTGATCTTGAAAGTATTCAAGCTGCTGACGAATGGGCTAGGGAAGTCGCCGCATCCATCTAA
- the rseP gene encoding RIP metalloprotease RseP — MELLRIIFLTVLMFFVIVTVHEWGHYYFAKRAGILVREFAIGFGPKLFSYKRNETQFTLRLLPFGGYARMAGEDPELVAIQNGQTVSLRLEEGVVRKFYLDRLDSRKNVIRGEIQEFDLLDDLHVTLDVDGENVTYPVHPQAMLVAKGKETQIAPRDRQYGSKTVGQRVLSIFAGPLMNFILAFVLFALHIQMAGIALDKPSHLQVGDVMKGMPAAEVGLQQGDIIETINGEPVGTDAEGMIAKINASKDKAMVWTVKRGEQTLTFSITPRAVEDQGSAKVGSTIVTYYPTRSASFGETFSVAGKSMVSTTKLIFEGFSQLINKFSMDDLGGPVRTFEVTGQIAKQGIAQLTYWAAILSLYLGIFNLFPIPALDGSRLVFLAVEAVRGKPIDPNREGMVHFIGFAMLFLLMIAVTYNDILRLFQG; from the coding sequence TTGGAATTGCTAAGAATCATATTTTTGACAGTACTCATGTTCTTTGTCATTGTGACGGTGCATGAATGGGGGCACTATTATTTTGCTAAACGTGCGGGTATTCTTGTGCGGGAATTTGCGATTGGCTTTGGGCCTAAGTTGTTTTCTTATAAAAGAAATGAAACCCAATTTACGCTAAGGTTACTGCCTTTTGGTGGATATGCGCGTATGGCCGGAGAAGACCCGGAACTCGTGGCGATTCAGAACGGACAAACCGTTTCGCTTCGACTCGAAGAGGGAGTTGTTCGGAAATTCTATTTAGACCGATTAGATAGCCGTAAGAATGTCATTCGTGGAGAAATACAAGAGTTTGACTTACTTGATGATCTGCATGTGACGTTAGACGTTGATGGAGAAAATGTAACTTACCCTGTACATCCGCAAGCCATGCTTGTGGCAAAAGGTAAGGAAACACAAATTGCTCCTAGAGACAGACAATATGGTAGCAAGACAGTTGGTCAGCGAGTACTATCAATTTTTGCCGGACCACTAATGAACTTTATTCTTGCATTCGTCTTGTTTGCATTGCATATTCAAATGGCGGGTATAGCGCTGGATAAGCCTAGTCACCTGCAAGTGGGCGATGTGATGAAGGGCATGCCAGCGGCTGAAGTAGGACTACAACAAGGCGACATCATTGAGACCATTAACGGTGAACCCGTCGGTACAGATGCCGAAGGAATGATTGCAAAAATCAATGCGTCAAAGGATAAAGCAATGGTCTGGACTGTGAAGCGTGGAGAACAGACACTAACGTTTTCGATAACCCCTCGTGCTGTGGAGGATCAAGGGTCAGCCAAAGTAGGAAGCACGATCGTTACGTATTACCCTACTCGGAGCGCATCATTTGGAGAGACGTTCAGTGTAGCCGGCAAAAGCATGGTAAGCACAACCAAGCTTATATTTGAAGGTTTTAGTCAACTTATTAATAAATTTTCAATGGATGATTTAGGTGGTCCCGTCCGTACATTCGAAGTAACTGGACAGATCGCTAAACAAGGAATTGCTCAACTAACTTATTGGGCGGCCATACTGAGTTTGTATTTGGGGATATTCAATTTATTTCCTATTCCTGCGTTGGACGGTAGTCGCCTTGTGTTCCTGGCTGTTGAAGCTGTGCGAGGTAAACCGATTGATCCCAACCGGGAGGGCATGGTACATTTCATCGGTTTTGCGATGTTATTCCTGCTGATGATTGCTGTAACTTATAATGATATACTACGCTTATTTCAAGGATAA
- the proS gene encoding proline--tRNA ligase, with protein sequence MANEDKQFVTEITPQGEDFSRWYIDVIKKADLMDYSPVRGCIVFKPDGYEIWEHIQQELDRRFKETGHRNAYFPLFIPESFFQKEKEHVEGFNPELPWVTEAAGEKLEERLAIRPTSETMFGHMYAKWIQSYRDLPMLINQWANVVRWEKRTLPFLRTSEFLWQEGHTAHENEQDAREETMRMLEVYRDFVENYLAIPVITGQKTPSERFAGAVDTYSIEAMMKDGRAVQAGTSHYLGTKFAAAFDIQYLNRDNIQEYVHTTSWGVSTRLIGSLIMVHGDDRGLALPPKVAPKQVMIIPIGPPKTRDAVVGRSDELFAELKKAGIRVGIDDRADVRPGWKFNEYEMRGVPIRLEIGPRDMDNGVCVLVSRISGEKKIVQQDNLVEEVQAMLEQVHNEMFERAKAFREDHFYSVDTLDEMKASIEEKRGFTLAGWCGSDACERHVKDETGATSRNIPFEPAVKKTTCLVCGEKAAHTVVFARAY encoded by the coding sequence ATGGCAAACGAGGATAAACAATTCGTAACAGAGATTACCCCACAAGGAGAAGATTTCTCGCGTTGGTATATCGATGTGATCAAAAAAGCTGATTTAATGGATTATTCACCGGTTCGTGGTTGTATCGTATTTAAACCGGATGGTTATGAAATTTGGGAGCATATTCAACAAGAACTGGATCGTCGCTTTAAAGAAACAGGACACCGTAATGCATACTTCCCTCTCTTCATTCCAGAGAGCTTCTTCCAAAAGGAGAAGGAACACGTGGAAGGCTTCAATCCTGAACTTCCATGGGTTACGGAAGCAGCTGGTGAAAAGCTGGAAGAACGGCTTGCTATTAGACCAACTTCGGAAACCATGTTTGGTCATATGTATGCGAAATGGATTCAATCATACCGCGATTTGCCAATGTTGATTAACCAATGGGCTAATGTAGTTCGTTGGGAGAAGCGCACGCTGCCTTTTCTACGAACGAGTGAATTCTTGTGGCAGGAAGGTCATACAGCGCATGAGAACGAACAAGATGCTCGGGAAGAAACCATGCGTATGTTGGAAGTGTATCGTGATTTCGTAGAGAATTATTTGGCGATTCCGGTTATTACCGGTCAGAAGACACCTTCTGAGAGATTTGCCGGCGCTGTTGATACTTATTCCATCGAAGCGATGATGAAGGACGGTCGTGCAGTACAGGCGGGAACGTCGCATTATCTAGGAACTAAGTTTGCTGCGGCATTCGATATTCAGTATCTCAACCGTGATAACATTCAAGAATATGTGCATACAACCTCATGGGGAGTGAGCACACGACTGATTGGTTCGCTAATTATGGTGCACGGTGATGATCGAGGCCTTGCTCTACCACCAAAAGTAGCTCCAAAACAAGTCATGATTATTCCAATCGGACCTCCTAAGACACGTGATGCTGTTGTAGGGCGTAGTGATGAATTGTTCGCTGAACTGAAGAAAGCCGGTATTCGTGTAGGAATCGATGACCGTGCGGATGTTCGTCCAGGTTGGAAATTTAATGAATATGAAATGCGTGGTGTTCCGATCCGTCTTGAAATCGGACCACGTGATATGGATAACGGCGTTTGTGTATTAGTATCGCGGATAAGTGGCGAGAAGAAGATCGTTCAACAAGATAATTTGGTTGAAGAAGTTCAAGCAATGCTGGAACAAGTGCATAATGAAATGTTCGAACGGGCGAAGGCGTTCCGCGAAGACCATTTCTATTCTGTAGATACGCTAGATGAAATGAAGGCAAGTATTGAAGAAAAACGTGGATTTACACTAGCTGGTTGGTGTGGTTCCGATGCTTGTGAACGTCATGTAAAGGATGAGACGGGCGCTACGAGCCGGAATATTCCGTTTGAACCAGCGGTTAAGAAAACCACATGTCTCGTTTGTGGTGAGAAAGCTGCTCATACCGTTGTTTTTGCCAGAGCCTATTAA